Proteins encoded within one genomic window of Terriglobia bacterium:
- a CDS encoding GNAT family N-acetyltransferase, translating to MIAITQLNKEQWYAVSPRQDREWAKNWGIYALYAEDGLHQLAVDGEPVSFHATYFAKGKKADGWGKYANFYLAYTLPAYRRNGYATLLYNHVMQEALMAGMFRVKSLVQSDLGYYLHRGLGHKFWGVEKQGHLVVDEPLITRNWPEGIPKKARAALDPHVLGRDELYAILLKPPFNMVGNIADVV from the coding sequence ATGATCGCAATCACGCAGCTAAACAAGGAACAGTGGTACGCGGTATCACCACGGCAAGACCGCGAGTGGGCTAAGAACTGGGGCATCTACGCTCTGTATGCCGAGGACGGGCTGCACCAGCTAGCCGTAGATGGCGAGCCGGTCAGTTTTCACGCAACCTACTTCGCCAAAGGCAAGAAGGCAGATGGCTGGGGAAAGTATGCCAATTTCTATCTGGCCTACACTCTGCCAGCGTACCGGCGCAACGGCTACGCGACGCTGTTATACAACCACGTAATGCAAGAGGCACTGATGGCCGGCATGTTTCGCGTGAAGAGCCTGGTACAGAGCGACCTGGGCTACTACCTACACCGGGGTCTCGGCCACAAGTTCTGGGGAGTGGAGAAGCAAGGGCACCTGGTGGTTGACGAGCCGTTGATCACGCGCAACTGGCCCGAGGGCATCCCCAAGAAGGCCCGCGCTGCGCTTGACCCGCACGTGCTGGGCAGGGACGAACTATACGCCATTCTCTTGAAGCCACCGTTCAACATGGTGGGCAATATTGCGGACGTCGTCTAA
- a CDS encoding glycosyltransferase, whose amino-acid sequence MSNPIISCIMPTKERPALIGMAINCFTRQTYENRELIVVDNGREPIKHLVPFHPHIRYFRTPTPGHGWLMNFACEQSVGEFLCAWDDDDWSAENRLEEQLRQLGTASVTGFHTIPYYDMRDGRTYRYTYSGKGEYACGSSQFFRREFWRKNRFAEVCRGADTAFASAAAKQGCLVTYHDGGLLVARAHQYNTWQPPLGNKGFPAMPHDQLPPAFLAALREEESNGIR is encoded by the coding sequence ATGAGCAATCCTATTATCTCGTGCATCATGCCCACAAAGGAACGGCCCGCGCTGATCGGGATGGCCATCAATTGCTTCACGCGGCAGACCTACGAGAACCGCGAACTGATCGTCGTGGACAACGGTCGCGAGCCTATCAAGCATCTTGTGCCATTCCATCCCCACATCCGCTACTTCCGGACGCCAACACCGGGCCACGGCTGGCTTATGAACTTCGCTTGCGAGCAGTCCGTGGGAGAGTTCCTGTGTGCCTGGGATGACGACGATTGGTCAGCCGAAAACCGGCTAGAGGAGCAGTTGCGTCAATTAGGTACGGCTAGCGTAACCGGCTTCCACACCATCCCCTACTACGACATGCGTGATGGCAGAACGTACCGCTACACCTACTCGGGCAAAGGCGAGTATGCCTGCGGATCGTCGCAGTTCTTCCGTCGCGAGTTCTGGCGGAAGAATCGCTTTGCGGAGGTATGCCGTGGAGCGGATACCGCCTTCGCTTCCGCAGCTGCCAAGCAAGGCTGCCTGGTGACCTATCACGATGGCGGGCTGCTGGTAGCGCGGGCGCACCAGTACAACACGTGGCAACCACCCCTGGGAAACAAAGGCTTCCCGGCGATGCCACACGACCAACTGCCACCGGCCTTCCTAGCAGCACTCCGAGAGGAGGAGAGCAATGGCATACGGTAG